A region of Salmo salar chromosome ssa17, Ssal_v3.1, whole genome shotgun sequence DNA encodes the following proteins:
- the LOC106576426 gene encoding semaphorin-3C isoform X2: MRSPEGVVKTPPRIGVRSTLLALSLLLTCVSSFLQPLPRVFLSFEDLQASQTVEYYSLSDKAMDYRVLLMDEDQDRMYVGCKDHVLSMDINNITHGTLKVFWPASVSKIEECQMAGKDPTHGCGNFIRVVQPFNRTHLFICGSGAYSPVCAFINRGRRPEEQVFHIDSRAESGKGRCSFSPRVNTVSVMLHQELFSGMYIDFMGTDAAIFRSLTRRNAVRTDQHNSKWLSEPIFIDAQLIPDGSDPNDAKLYFFFRERLTDNSGNTKNIHTMVARVCPNDIGGQRSLVNKWTTFLKARMVCSVLEEDGTETHFDELESVFSLETDHPKSLLVFGVFTSTSSVFKGSAVCVYNMADILTVFNGPFAHRDGPNFQWVAYQGRIPYPRPGTCPGGAFTPHIQSTKEFPDDVVTFVRNHPVMFNSIYPVGRRPLVVRTQADYKYTSIAVDQVTAADGHYQVLFLGTDKGTVQKVIALPTNRSLDQDLILEELEVFKNQAPVTNLRISSKKQQLYVSSEHGVSQVSLHRCHAYGSACADCCLARDPYCAWDGLSCSRFYPTGKRRSRRQDIIHGNPLTQCRGFNLKAYRNAVEMTQYGVKNNTTFLECLPKSPQASVRWLIHRDNDRRKEVKLGDRVVATDHGLLIRSVQLSDQGLYYCLATENTFKRTVAKLRLRVLSEAMVSVLTDKQQSPWAWASTLHPKALLSAFSPAESLAVQQYCKERKQLQSLQGARQQKGPRGGPPLRGDMAKLKPLLDLRKSRNRRNHLELPDV, translated from the exons ACCTGCAGGCCTCCCAGACGGTGGAGTACTACAGTCTGTCAGACAAGGCCATGGACTACAGGGTCCTGTTGATGGATGAGGACCAGGACAGGATGTATGTTGGCTGTAAGGACCATGTCCTGTCTAtggacatcaacaacatcacccATGGGACACTCAAG GTGTTTTGGCCTGCATCTGTTAGCAAGATTGAGGAATGCCAAATGGCTGGCAAGGACCCCACG CATGGATGTGGGAACTTCATCCGGGTGGTCCAGCCGTTCAACAGAACCCATCTGTTCATCTGTGGGAGTGGTGCCTACAGTCCTGTCTGTGCCTTCATCAACAGGGGCAGGAGACCAGAA GAGCAAGTGTTCCACATTGACTCCAGAGCGGAATCTGGGAAGGGAAGGTGCTCCTTCAGTCCTAGAGTCAACACTGTCTCCGTCATGCTTC aCCAGGAGCTGTTCTCAGGCATGTACATAGACTTCATGGGGACGGACGCTGCCATCTTCAGGAGCCTCACCAGGAGGAACGCAGTGAGGACAGACCAGCACAACTCCAAGTGGCTGAGCG AACCCATCTTCATAGACGCCCAGTTAATCCCAGATGGATCGGATCCCAACGATGCTAAACTGTATTTCTTCTTCCGGGAGAGACTGACGGACAACAGTGGGAATACCAAGAACATCCACACCATGGTCGCTAGAGTGTGTCCT AATGACATAGGTGGCCAGCGTAGCCTGGTGAACAAGTGGACCACGTTCCTGAAGGCCCGGatggtgtgttcagtgctggagGAGGACGGCACCGAGACACACTTTGACGAGCTCG AGAGTGTGTTTTCGCTGGAAACCGATCACCCCAAGAGCCTCCTGGTGTTCGGCGTCTTCACATCCACAAG CTCAGTGTTTAAGGGCTCGGCCGTGTGTGTGTACAACATGGCGGACATCTTGACAGTCTTCAATGGGCCGTTCGCTCACAGAGATGGGCCGAACTTTCAGTGGGTGGCGTACCAGGGACGGATCCCTTACCCCCGGCCTGGAACA tgTCCAGGCGGAGCCTTCACCCCTCACATTCAGAGCACCAAGGAGTTCCCTGACGACGTGGTGACGTTTGTCAGGAACCACCCGGTCATGTTCAATTCTATCTACCCCGTGGGCAGGAGGCCCCTGGTGGTCAGAACGCAAGCTGACTACAAGTACACCTCCATCGCTGTGGACCAGGTGACCGCCGCAGACGGGCACTACCAGGTCCTCTTCCTGGGCACAG acAAAGGGACAGTGCAAAAGGTCATCGCTCTCCCCACAAACCGCTCCCTGGACCAGGATTTGATACTAGAAGAGCTGGAAGTGTTTAAG AACCAAGCTCCAGTGACAAACTTGAGAATATCTTCCAAAAAA CAACAGCTGTACGTAAGTTCAGAGCACGGCGTGTCCCAAGTGTCTCTGCACCGTTGCCATGCCTACGGCTCAGCCTGCGCCGACTGCTGCTTAGCCAGAGACCCCTACTGTGCCTGGGACGGCCTGAGCTGCTCCCGCTTCTACCCCACTGGCAAGAG AAGGAGCAGAAGACAGGACATCATCCATGGCAACCCACTGACTCAGTGCAGAGGATTCAACCTGAAAG CGTACAGGAACGCGGTGGAGATGACCCAGTATGGGGTGAAGAACAACACCACCTTCCTGGAGTGTCTTCCTAAGTCTCCCCAGGCCTCCGTCCGCTGGCTCATCCACAGAGACAATGACCGGAGGAAAGAG gtgaagctgggtgACCGTGTGGTCGCCACTGACCATGGCCTGCTCATCCGCTCCGTCCAGCTGTCCGACCAGGGCCTGTACTATTGCCTGGCCACGGAGAACACCTTCAAGCGCACCGTGGCCAAGCTCCGCCTGCGTGTCCTGAGTGAGGCCATGGTGTCAGTGCTGACGGACAAGCAGCAGTCTCCCTGGGCCTGGGCCAGCACCCTGCACCCCAAGGCCCTGCTCTCAGCCTTCAGCCCTGCAGAGAGCCTGGCCGTACAGCAGTACTGTAAGGAGAGGAAGCAGCTCCAGAGCTTGCAGGGGGCCAGGCAGCAGAAGGGGCCGAGGGGAGGGCCCCCTCTTCGGGGAGACATGGCCAAGCTCAAGCCTCTGCTAGACCTCCGGAAGAGCCGTAACCGCAGGAACCACCTGGAACTGCCTGATGTCTGA
- the LOC106576426 gene encoding semaphorin-3C isoform X1 gives MRSPEGVVKTPPRIGVRSTLLALSLLLTCVSSFLQPLPRVFLSFEDLQASQTVEYYSLSDKAMDYRVLLMDEDQDRMYVGCKDHVLSMDINNITHGTLKVFWPASVSKIEECQMAGKDPTHGCGNFIRVVQPFNRTHLFICGSGAYSPVCAFINRGRRPEEQVFHIDSRAESGKGRCSFSPRVNTVSVMLHQELFSGMYIDFMGTDAAIFRSLTRRNAVRTDQHNSKWLSEPIFIDAQLIPDGSDPNDAKLYFFFRERLTDNSGNTKNIHTMVARVCPVSVCPNDIGGQRSLVNKWTTFLKARMVCSVLEEDGTETHFDELESVFSLETDHPKSLLVFGVFTSTSSVFKGSAVCVYNMADILTVFNGPFAHRDGPNFQWVAYQGRIPYPRPGTCPGGAFTPHIQSTKEFPDDVVTFVRNHPVMFNSIYPVGRRPLVVRTQADYKYTSIAVDQVTAADGHYQVLFLGTDKGTVQKVIALPTNRSLDQDLILEELEVFKNQAPVTNLRISSKKQQLYVSSEHGVSQVSLHRCHAYGSACADCCLARDPYCAWDGLSCSRFYPTGKRRSRRQDIIHGNPLTQCRGFNLKAYRNAVEMTQYGVKNNTTFLECLPKSPQASVRWLIHRDNDRRKEVKLGDRVVATDHGLLIRSVQLSDQGLYYCLATENTFKRTVAKLRLRVLSEAMVSVLTDKQQSPWAWASTLHPKALLSAFSPAESLAVQQYCKERKQLQSLQGARQQKGPRGGPPLRGDMAKLKPLLDLRKSRNRRNHLELPDV, from the exons ACCTGCAGGCCTCCCAGACGGTGGAGTACTACAGTCTGTCAGACAAGGCCATGGACTACAGGGTCCTGTTGATGGATGAGGACCAGGACAGGATGTATGTTGGCTGTAAGGACCATGTCCTGTCTAtggacatcaacaacatcacccATGGGACACTCAAG GTGTTTTGGCCTGCATCTGTTAGCAAGATTGAGGAATGCCAAATGGCTGGCAAGGACCCCACG CATGGATGTGGGAACTTCATCCGGGTGGTCCAGCCGTTCAACAGAACCCATCTGTTCATCTGTGGGAGTGGTGCCTACAGTCCTGTCTGTGCCTTCATCAACAGGGGCAGGAGACCAGAA GAGCAAGTGTTCCACATTGACTCCAGAGCGGAATCTGGGAAGGGAAGGTGCTCCTTCAGTCCTAGAGTCAACACTGTCTCCGTCATGCTTC aCCAGGAGCTGTTCTCAGGCATGTACATAGACTTCATGGGGACGGACGCTGCCATCTTCAGGAGCCTCACCAGGAGGAACGCAGTGAGGACAGACCAGCACAACTCCAAGTGGCTGAGCG AACCCATCTTCATAGACGCCCAGTTAATCCCAGATGGATCGGATCCCAACGATGCTAAACTGTATTTCTTCTTCCGGGAGAGACTGACGGACAACAGTGGGAATACCAAGAACATCCACACCATGGTCGCTAGAGTGTGTCCTGTAAGTGTGTGTCCT AATGACATAGGTGGCCAGCGTAGCCTGGTGAACAAGTGGACCACGTTCCTGAAGGCCCGGatggtgtgttcagtgctggagGAGGACGGCACCGAGACACACTTTGACGAGCTCG AGAGTGTGTTTTCGCTGGAAACCGATCACCCCAAGAGCCTCCTGGTGTTCGGCGTCTTCACATCCACAAG CTCAGTGTTTAAGGGCTCGGCCGTGTGTGTGTACAACATGGCGGACATCTTGACAGTCTTCAATGGGCCGTTCGCTCACAGAGATGGGCCGAACTTTCAGTGGGTGGCGTACCAGGGACGGATCCCTTACCCCCGGCCTGGAACA tgTCCAGGCGGAGCCTTCACCCCTCACATTCAGAGCACCAAGGAGTTCCCTGACGACGTGGTGACGTTTGTCAGGAACCACCCGGTCATGTTCAATTCTATCTACCCCGTGGGCAGGAGGCCCCTGGTGGTCAGAACGCAAGCTGACTACAAGTACACCTCCATCGCTGTGGACCAGGTGACCGCCGCAGACGGGCACTACCAGGTCCTCTTCCTGGGCACAG acAAAGGGACAGTGCAAAAGGTCATCGCTCTCCCCACAAACCGCTCCCTGGACCAGGATTTGATACTAGAAGAGCTGGAAGTGTTTAAG AACCAAGCTCCAGTGACAAACTTGAGAATATCTTCCAAAAAA CAACAGCTGTACGTAAGTTCAGAGCACGGCGTGTCCCAAGTGTCTCTGCACCGTTGCCATGCCTACGGCTCAGCCTGCGCCGACTGCTGCTTAGCCAGAGACCCCTACTGTGCCTGGGACGGCCTGAGCTGCTCCCGCTTCTACCCCACTGGCAAGAG AAGGAGCAGAAGACAGGACATCATCCATGGCAACCCACTGACTCAGTGCAGAGGATTCAACCTGAAAG CGTACAGGAACGCGGTGGAGATGACCCAGTATGGGGTGAAGAACAACACCACCTTCCTGGAGTGTCTTCCTAAGTCTCCCCAGGCCTCCGTCCGCTGGCTCATCCACAGAGACAATGACCGGAGGAAAGAG gtgaagctgggtgACCGTGTGGTCGCCACTGACCATGGCCTGCTCATCCGCTCCGTCCAGCTGTCCGACCAGGGCCTGTACTATTGCCTGGCCACGGAGAACACCTTCAAGCGCACCGTGGCCAAGCTCCGCCTGCGTGTCCTGAGTGAGGCCATGGTGTCAGTGCTGACGGACAAGCAGCAGTCTCCCTGGGCCTGGGCCAGCACCCTGCACCCCAAGGCCCTGCTCTCAGCCTTCAGCCCTGCAGAGAGCCTGGCCGTACAGCAGTACTGTAAGGAGAGGAAGCAGCTCCAGAGCTTGCAGGGGGCCAGGCAGCAGAAGGGGCCGAGGGGAGGGCCCCCTCTTCGGGGAGACATGGCCAAGCTCAAGCCTCTGCTAGACCTCCGGAAGAGCCGTAACCGCAGGAACCACCTGGAACTGCCTGATGTCTGA